The Desulfobacterales bacterium genome segment GAAGGCGAGCGGAACAATTCGCAGATACGGGTGATGGAATGAAAGTAAGAACTTCGGTAAAGAAGATATGCAGCAGTTGCAAGGTCTTCAAGAGAAACGGAATCGTGCGGGTCACCTGCAAGGTTAAAAAGCACAAACAACGTCAGGGATAACCAGGCATTACCCTGGACGACTCGTGAGAATCAGTGGAGGAAGCGGATCTTGGCTAGAATAGCAGGCGTAGACTTGCCGAAGAACAAACATATGGAAATCGCCCTGACCTATATCCACGGCATCGGGCGTAGTTCGGCAAAAAAGATATTGGATGAGGTGAACCTGCCCCACACCATCAACAGCGATGATATCAGCGAAGTCGATGTGACCCGGATTCGGAAGATCATCGAGACCATGTACCTGGTGGAGGGTGATCGGCGGCGCGAGGTGTCAATGGATATCAAGCGGTTGATGGACGTCGGCTGCTACCGCGGCCTGCGTCATCGCAAGGGCCTGCCCTGCCGGGGGCAGCGGACCAAGACCAATGCCCGGACCCGGAAGGGGCCGCGGCGGGGACCGTCCGGACGGAAGTAATCCGGTCCCGCCCCCGGGGTGGTTTTTTACCAGATATTGCACAGCAGCCCCGGCTTAGGGGGAAACGATACCGCAGGAGAGATAATGGCTAGTCCGAAGAAAGGCGCGGGCGGGAAGAAGCGCAAGGAAAAGAAGAACGTGCCGGAAGGCGTGGTCTATATCCAGTCTACCTTTAACAATACCATCATTTCCATAGCCGACCGGCAGGGGAACATCATCTCCTGGTGCAGTTCCGGTTGTCTCGGGTTCAAGGGGTCGCGCAAGTCCACCCCGTTCGCCGCCCAGAACGCGGTGGCCGAGGCGGCCAGCAAGGCCCAGGCCCATGGAATGCGCAAGGTGGAGGTCCGGGTAAAAGGTCCGGGTCCGGGCCGGGAAGCCGCGCTGCGCGCCCTGCAGGTCGCTGGTTTTGATGTGAGCAGGATCACCGATGTGACCCCCTTGCCCCATAACGGTTGCAAGCCGCCCAAGAGAAGACGGGTATAGCCGGAATGTCCGGGCCCCGGTTGTCGGG includes the following:
- the rpmJ gene encoding 50S ribosomal protein L36; this translates as MKVRTSVKKICSSCKVFKRNGIVRVTCKVKKHKQRQG
- the rpsM gene encoding 30S ribosomal protein S13, whose product is MARIAGVDLPKNKHMEIALTYIHGIGRSSAKKILDEVNLPHTINSDDISEVDVTRIRKIIETMYLVEGDRRREVSMDIKRLMDVGCYRGLRHRKGLPCRGQRTKTNARTRKGPRRGPSGRK
- the rpsK gene encoding 30S ribosomal protein S11, translating into MASPKKGAGGKKRKEKKNVPEGVVYIQSTFNNTIISIADRQGNIISWCSSGCLGFKGSRKSTPFAAQNAVAEAASKAQAHGMRKVEVRVKGPGPGREAALRALQVAGFDVSRITDVTPLPHNGCKPPKRRRV